One segment of Paenibacillus rhizovicinus DNA contains the following:
- a CDS encoding RsmE family RNA methyltransferase, translating to MQRYFVTPEQIDGSRIVLAGDDAHHITRVMRMEEDDVIIISDGVSRVAEATIKSLSPGKVEAEAEAWLPIGGEPVWSVTIAQSLPKGDKMELVIQKGTEIGAAAFVPFESQRMIVQYDGKKEAKRLERWGKIAKEAAEQAHRSRIPAIDAVATWKELIARIPSFDLALFCYEKEGGGHGLREAVAACRQDNSWGGEERNILLVVGPEGGFTEREAEEAEEAGAVVVGLGKRILRTETAAMVGLACLMYESGEMGGV from the coding sequence ATGCAGCGATATTTTGTAACGCCGGAGCAAATTGACGGAAGCCGCATCGTGCTCGCCGGAGACGATGCTCATCATATAACGCGCGTCATGCGCATGGAGGAAGACGACGTCATCATCATCAGCGATGGCGTTTCCCGCGTGGCGGAAGCGACGATCAAGTCGCTCTCCCCCGGCAAAGTGGAAGCGGAAGCCGAAGCTTGGCTGCCCATCGGCGGCGAACCGGTCTGGTCGGTAACGATCGCCCAAAGCTTGCCGAAGGGCGACAAGATGGAACTGGTCATCCAGAAGGGAACCGAGATCGGAGCGGCGGCATTCGTGCCGTTCGAATCCCAGCGGATGATCGTGCAGTACGACGGGAAGAAAGAGGCCAAGCGGCTGGAACGCTGGGGCAAAATCGCCAAGGAAGCCGCCGAGCAGGCGCATCGGAGCCGGATTCCGGCCATCGATGCCGTCGCGACTTGGAAAGAGCTGATTGCGCGGATTCCATCGTTCGATTTGGCGTTGTTTTGCTACGAGAAGGAAGGCGGAGGGCATGGCTTGCGAGAAGCCGTAGCCGCGTGCCGGCAAGACAACTCATGGGGCGGCGAGGAGCGGAACATTCTGCTCGTCGTCGGTCCCGAAGGCGGCTTCACCGAACGTGAAGCCGAAGAAGCAGAAGAGGCCGGCGCGGTTGTCGTCGGCCTGGGCAAGCGAATCTTACGCACGGAAACCGCTGCGATGGTTGGACTCGCCTGCCTCATGTATGAATCCGGAGAAATGGGAGGCGTTTAA
- a CDS encoding Na/Pi cotransporter family protein — translation MLFAIALPLLGGFALFLSGMRTMEHALQRTVGRSLHRILEKFTSTPLRGLAVGTAATAVLQSSTAVTVMSIGMVNAGLLTFPRTLGIVLGTNIGTCLTTELIGLNLNRFGLPLLGISCALWLLTALFGEMGFARSRSSGPPPGGGLLGPLRTGSVVSAGFSLLLVGISMMQSIAPVIQSTSFFHAYLSRADDSVFWGLAAGIVLTAAIHSSAAVIGIVMGLAETGAMPPEVGIAIVLGANVGTCITAVIAAVGGTRSGRFVAWSHVLLNVGGAALFAPFTSELGTAAAWLTSSPAGQIAHAQTLFNVACSLLALPVCYHPRLRKLRPD, via the coding sequence ATGTTATTCGCCATTGCCCTGCCGCTGCTCGGCGGCTTCGCCTTGTTCCTCTCCGGCATGCGCACGATGGAGCACGCGCTGCAGCGAACCGTCGGCCGCAGCCTCCACCGCATCCTGGAGAAATTCACGTCCACGCCTCTTCGTGGCTTGGCGGTCGGAACCGCAGCAACGGCTGTCCTGCAGAGCAGCACAGCCGTTACGGTCATGTCGATCGGGATGGTCAACGCCGGTCTGCTCACTTTTCCGCGAACGCTCGGCATCGTGCTCGGCACCAATATCGGCACCTGCTTAACGACGGAGCTGATCGGACTGAACTTGAACCGGTTCGGCCTGCCGCTGCTCGGAATTTCCTGCGCACTGTGGCTGCTGACGGCGCTCTTCGGCGAGATGGGCTTCGCCCGAAGCCGATCTTCAGGGCCGCCTCCCGGCGGCGGCCTGCTCGGTCCGCTGCGCACGGGATCCGTCGTTTCGGCGGGGTTCTCCCTGCTGCTCGTCGGCATCAGCATGATGCAGTCTATCGCCCCGGTCATACAATCGACGAGTTTCTTCCATGCGTATCTCAGCCGCGCCGACGACAGCGTCTTCTGGGGGCTGGCTGCCGGCATCGTGCTGACCGCCGCCATTCATAGCAGCGCTGCCGTGATCGGGATCGTCATGGGGCTCGCGGAAACCGGCGCCATGCCTCCCGAAGTCGGCATCGCCATCGTGCTTGGCGCGAACGTCGGCACCTGCATCACCGCAGTCATTGCGGCAGTCGGCGGTACGCGTTCGGGCCGCTTCGTCGCTTGGTCGCACGTGCTGCTCAACGTCGGCGGCGCCGCCCTGTTCGCCCCCTTCACTTCGGAGCTTGGGACGGCCGCCGCTTGGCTGACCTCATCGCCGGCCGGGCAAATCGCCCATGCGCAGACGCTGTTCAACGTCGCCTGTTCGCTGCTTGCGCTGCCGGTCTGTTATCATCCCCGTCTGAGGAAGCTGAGACCCGACTAA
- the mtaB gene encoding tRNA (N(6)-L-threonylcarbamoyladenosine(37)-C(2))-methylthiotransferase MtaB — protein MPSVAFYTLGCKVNFYDTEAVWQLFKNEGYEQVDFETTTADVYLINTCTVTNTGDKKSRQIIRRAIRRNPDAIIAVTGCYAQTSPAEILAIEGVDLVIGTQDRDKLMGYIEGLQNERKPVNAVRNIMKTREFEELDVPDFAERTRAFLKIQEGCNNFCTFCIIPWSRGLSRSRDPQSVLDQARQLVAAGYKEIVLTGIHTGGYGDDMENYRLSDLLWDLDAIEGLERIRISSIEASQIDDKMIEVLNRSSKMCRHLHIPLQAGDNDVLKRMRRKYTVEQFAEKIRLLHEAMPGVAITTDVIVGFPGETEEMYKNGFDFMEKLGFAEMHVFPYSKRTGTPAARMEDQIDDELKNERVHQLIDLSERMQLKYAEKYVGEVLDIIPEREYKGAPGEGRIMGYSDNYIHVVFEGSESLIGQLCRVKITQAGVNECHGQLVRVLDEQTAAALRPESASRAEDAKRKPLPAAMQA, from the coding sequence ATGCCGTCGGTTGCTTTTTACACATTAGGTTGCAAGGTGAACTTCTACGATACGGAAGCGGTCTGGCAGCTGTTCAAGAACGAAGGCTACGAACAGGTTGACTTCGAGACGACGACTGCGGACGTTTATTTGATCAACACATGTACGGTGACGAATACGGGGGACAAGAAGAGCAGGCAGATCATCCGCCGCGCCATTCGCCGCAACCCCGATGCCATTATTGCGGTAACCGGCTGCTACGCGCAGACGTCGCCGGCCGAAATTCTAGCGATCGAAGGCGTCGATCTCGTCATCGGAACGCAGGACCGGGATAAATTAATGGGCTATATCGAAGGCCTGCAGAACGAGCGCAAGCCCGTGAACGCGGTGCGCAACATAATGAAAACGCGCGAATTCGAAGAGCTCGACGTTCCGGATTTCGCGGAGCGCACGCGCGCTTTCCTGAAGATTCAAGAAGGCTGCAACAACTTCTGCACGTTCTGCATCATTCCATGGTCGCGCGGACTGTCCCGCAGCCGCGATCCGCAGAGCGTATTGGATCAAGCTCGCCAGCTCGTGGCGGCAGGATACAAAGAAATCGTGCTGACAGGTATTCATACCGGCGGTTACGGTGACGATATGGAAAACTACCGTTTATCGGATCTGCTCTGGGATCTCGATGCCATCGAAGGCTTGGAGCGCATTCGGATCAGTTCCATCGAAGCGAGCCAAATCGACGATAAGATGATCGAGGTATTGAACCGCTCCAGCAAAATGTGCCGTCATCTGCATATTCCGCTGCAAGCAGGCGATAACGACGTCTTGAAGCGGATGCGCCGCAAGTATACGGTGGAGCAGTTCGCGGAGAAGATCCGCCTGCTGCACGAAGCGATGCCCGGCGTTGCCATTACGACGGACGTCATCGTCGGCTTCCCCGGCGAAACGGAAGAGATGTACAAGAACGGCTTCGACTTCATGGAGAAGCTCGGCTTTGCGGAAATGCACGTCTTCCCGTATTCCAAACGAACAGGTACGCCTGCCGCGCGGATGGAAGATCAAATCGACGACGAACTGAAGAACGAGCGCGTTCATCAATTAATCGATTTGTCCGAACGGATGCAATTGAAATACGCCGAGAAGTACGTGGGCGAAGTGCTGGACATTATTCCGGAGCGCGAGTACAAAGGCGCGCCGGGCGAAGGACGGATCATGGGCTATTCCGACAATTACATCCACGTGGTGTTCGAAGGTTCGGAGTCGCTGATCGGCCAGCTGTGCCGGGTCAAAATCACCCAAGCCGGCGTGAATGAATGTCATGGCCAGCTCGTACGCGTGCTGGATGAGCAGACAGCCGCCGCGCTGCGCCCGGAAAGTGCCTCCCGCGCGGAAGACGCCAAGCGCAAGCCGCTGCCGGCAGCGATGCAGGCGTAA
- the dnaJ gene encoding molecular chaperone DnaJ, translating into MANKRDYYDVLGVGKSADEDEIKKAYRKLARQYHPDVNKEADAETKFKEVKEAYDVLSDGGKRATYDQYGHVDPNQGFGGGGGADFNGGFGDIFDMFFGGGGGRRDPNAPQRGNDLQYTMTIEFKEAVFGKETEITIPRTENCDTCSGSGAKPGTKPETCGVCRGTGQQEVVQNTPFGRMVNRRACSNCGGAGKVIKEKCTTCHGAGKVKKNRKINVKIPAGVDEGAQIRLSGEGESGTRGGPSGDLYIVIRVKPHDFFERENDDIYCEVPLTFAQAALGDEIEIPTLNEKVKLKIPAGTQTGTFFRLKGKGVPRLRGYGQGDQHVKVTVVTPTNLNDEQKDLLRQLAGGASGAGGTGDVQQQEHHETIFEKMKKAFRGD; encoded by the coding sequence TTGGCTAATAAGCGGGATTATTACGATGTGCTCGGCGTTGGGAAAAGCGCAGACGAGGACGAAATCAAGAAGGCGTACCGAAAGCTGGCTCGCCAATACCATCCGGACGTTAACAAGGAAGCGGATGCGGAAACGAAATTCAAAGAAGTCAAGGAAGCATACGACGTTCTTAGCGACGGCGGCAAGCGCGCAACCTATGACCAATACGGCCATGTCGACCCGAACCAAGGCTTCGGAGGCGGAGGAGGCGCGGACTTTAACGGCGGCTTCGGCGATATCTTCGATATGTTCTTCGGCGGAGGAGGCGGACGACGCGATCCGAACGCACCGCAGCGCGGCAACGATCTGCAGTACACGATGACCATCGAGTTCAAGGAAGCCGTATTCGGCAAAGAAACCGAAATCACGATTCCGCGCACCGAAAATTGCGACACTTGCTCCGGCTCGGGCGCCAAGCCCGGCACGAAACCGGAAACTTGCGGCGTCTGCCGCGGTACGGGACAGCAGGAAGTCGTTCAAAATACGCCGTTTGGCCGCATGGTCAATCGCCGCGCGTGCTCGAATTGCGGCGGCGCCGGCAAAGTCATCAAAGAGAAATGCACGACCTGCCATGGCGCGGGCAAAGTGAAGAAGAACCGCAAAATCAACGTGAAAATTCCGGCGGGCGTCGACGAAGGCGCGCAAATCCGCTTGTCCGGCGAGGGCGAGAGCGGTACGCGCGGCGGTCCGTCCGGCGACTTGTATATCGTGATCCGCGTCAAGCCGCATGATTTCTTCGAGCGGGAGAATGACGACATCTACTGCGAGGTGCCGCTGACGTTCGCGCAGGCAGCGCTTGGCGACGAGATCGAGATTCCGACGCTGAACGAGAAAGTGAAGCTCAAGATTCCGGCAGGCACGCAAACAGGCACGTTCTTCCGCCTCAAAGGCAAAGGGGTTCCGCGTCTGCGCGGCTACGGCCAAGGCGACCAGCACGTGAAAGTAACGGTCGTTACGCCAACCAACCTGAACGACGAACAGAAGGATTTGCTTCGTCAATTGGCGGGCGGAGCCAGCGGCGCTGGCGGCACGGGTGACGTGCAGCAGCAGGAGCATCATGAGACGATTTTCGAGAAAATGAAAAAAGCATTCCGCGGCGACTAG
- a CDS encoding site-2 protease family protein gives MNILWYPLDDLPFIFLVLMIAFTVHEFAHAFSAYKFGDRTAYDAGRVTLNPRAHLDVLGTILLLIAGFGWAKPVPVNRGRFKYPRLMGIVVSAVGPLSNLLIAVIGIIAVYIVNETGYIASASHGVQQAIGHFSYYLITINMLLFLFNLIPVPPLDGYRIIQDLVPLKVRHQMDQMAHWGIFIFLLIVFIPALRSETLDPLFAFWVDIFLFVCRRCELIFDPVNWPALWTDFFQRSL, from the coding sequence GTGAACATTTTATGGTACCCGCTCGACGATTTGCCGTTTATTTTTCTCGTGTTGATGATCGCCTTTACCGTGCATGAATTCGCCCATGCTTTCAGCGCTTACAAATTCGGCGACCGCACCGCCTACGATGCGGGCAGAGTCACGCTGAATCCGCGAGCGCATTTGGACGTGCTGGGAACCATTCTATTGCTGATCGCCGGCTTTGGCTGGGCGAAGCCCGTTCCGGTCAACCGGGGACGATTCAAGTATCCCCGCTTGATGGGGATCGTCGTTTCCGCGGTCGGCCCGCTCAGCAATCTGCTTATTGCGGTCATAGGCATCATTGCGGTTTATATCGTGAACGAAACGGGTTATATCGCATCGGCTTCGCATGGCGTTCAGCAGGCAATCGGCCATTTTTCCTATTATTTGATTACGATTAACATGCTGCTGTTTCTGTTCAATTTGATTCCGGTTCCGCCGCTTGACGGATACCGCATTATTCAAGACCTCGTGCCTTTGAAAGTCAGGCATCAGATGGACCAAATGGCGCATTGGGGAATCTTCATATTCTTGTTAATCGTCTTTATTCCGGCATTGAGAAGCGAGACGCTGGATCCGCTGTTCGCGTTCTGGGTCGATATTTTCTTGTTCGTTTGCCGGAGATGCGAGCTGATCTTCGATCCGGTCAACTGGCCGGCGCTATGGACGGACTTTTTTCAACGATCGTTATAA
- a CDS encoding YfhD family protein, with protein sequence MSENLKKQNFANLPIGKNEDVEFAEEQADEADRIAMKRAEEADARAQANASQQAQRLL encoded by the coding sequence ATGAGCGAGAACCTGAAGAAGCAAAACTTTGCGAATCTGCCGATCGGCAAGAACGAGGACGTGGAATTCGCGGAGGAGCAGGCAGACGAAGCGGACCGCATCGCGATGAAGCGCGCGGAGGAAGCGGACGCAAGGGCGCAGGCGAATGCATCACAGCAAGCGCAGCGTCTGCTGTAG
- a CDS encoding NUDIX hydrolase: MKEISAGGVVFRRVNGELQIQLIQDRYGKISLPKGKMEPGETVEQTALREIVEETGIQGAIVSPIDQIKYRYSHESKGLVDKEVHYYLVEAVGGKLQAQVEEIRGVEWFEPVEAWRRQKQSGYNNNDRILGGALRLLGVKTADES; encoded by the coding sequence ATGAAGGAAATTTCTGCAGGCGGCGTCGTTTTTCGCCGGGTAAACGGCGAACTGCAAATTCAGCTGATCCAAGACCGATACGGGAAAATATCGCTCCCTAAGGGGAAAATGGAGCCGGGCGAAACGGTGGAACAGACGGCGCTGCGCGAGATCGTGGAAGAGACCGGTATCCAAGGCGCGATCGTTTCCCCGATCGATCAGATCAAATATCGCTACAGCCACGAATCCAAAGGACTCGTGGACAAGGAAGTCCATTATTATTTGGTCGAAGCCGTCGGCGGCAAGCTTCAGGCGCAGGTGGAGGAAATCCGCGGCGTCGAATGGTTCGAGCCCGTGGAAGCCTGGAGACGGCAGAAGCAGTCCGGCTATAACAATAACGATCGGATATTGGGCGGCGCGCTGCGCTTGCTCGGGGTGAAAACCGCAGACGAGTCTTAA
- the prmA gene encoding 50S ribosomal protein L11 methyltransferase, which yields MKWHEITIMTTEEAIEMISNFLHELDADGVSIEESGNLNKPRDTSLGQWYEHPLNDIPEGEAVIKGYFSELDTDLDALLAGLPARIDELREFDIDPGDYTITTALVDEEDWANAWKQYFKPIRVSQRLTIKPTWEEYSPSPEERIIELDPGMAFGTGTHPTTALCLRTLESVIKGGEEVIDVGTGSGILAIGAMLLGARSVLALDLDPIAVTSAKENSRLNNLQDDIQVHLSDLLGVLGNQEGGEDAVPLNVTVPVDLVVANILAEIILLFIDDVYAALKPGGTYIASGIFKNKEDAVEAGLEAAGFTIVDRQRDQDWIAFVAKKPE from the coding sequence GTGAAATGGCATGAAATTACGATTATGACGACTGAAGAAGCGATCGAAATGATTTCGAACTTCCTGCATGAATTGGACGCGGACGGCGTATCCATCGAGGAATCGGGCAATCTTAACAAACCGCGCGACACGTCGCTCGGCCAATGGTACGAGCATCCGCTGAACGATATTCCGGAGGGAGAAGCCGTGATCAAAGGGTATTTCTCCGAACTGGATACGGATCTCGACGCGCTCCTGGCAGGGCTTCCGGCTAGAATCGACGAGCTTCGCGAATTCGATATCGACCCGGGCGATTATACGATTACGACGGCGCTCGTTGACGAAGAAGACTGGGCGAACGCGTGGAAGCAGTACTTCAAGCCGATCCGCGTTTCGCAACGGCTGACGATCAAGCCGACCTGGGAGGAATACTCGCCGTCCCCGGAAGAACGCATCATCGAACTGGATCCCGGCATGGCGTTCGGAACGGGAACGCATCCGACGACCGCGCTTTGCCTGCGCACCTTGGAGTCGGTCATTAAGGGCGGCGAGGAAGTCATCGACGTCGGCACGGGCTCGGGTATCCTGGCCATCGGCGCTATGCTGCTCGGCGCACGCAGCGTGCTTGCGCTCGATCTGGATCCGATCGCGGTTACTTCGGCTAAGGAAAACAGCCGGTTGAACAATCTGCAAGACGATATCCAAGTGCATCTGAGCGATTTGCTGGGCGTGCTGGGCAATCAAGAAGGCGGCGAGGACGCCGTACCGCTGAACGTCACGGTTCCGGTGGATCTCGTCGTGGCGAACATCCTGGCGGAAATTATTCTGCTGTTCATCGACGATGTATACGCAGCGTTGAAGCCGGGCGGAACGTACATCGCTTCCGGTATCTTCAAGAACAAAGAGGATGCGGTGGAAGCTGGTCTCGAAGCGGCTGGCTTTACGATCGTGGACCGTCAGCGCGACCAGGATTGGATCGCGTTCGTGGCGAAGAAGCCGGAGTAA